A genomic stretch from Cyprinus carpio isolate SPL01 chromosome A12, ASM1834038v1, whole genome shotgun sequence includes:
- the LOC109083829 gene encoding ankyrin repeat and SOCS box protein 3-like, whose translation MDFTECYGDTCSAVALAAREGKGRRVQKLIQRGFAVDVKDNRGWNALHEAAASGSAECVGLLLSAAVNCEDYVNTLTHNSETPLYFAARNGHLRAVKWLIKGGADINRKTNELSCPLFAAVDGGHEDVVELLVENGAEVKGTYSVSGWSCLHQAVYKGHTEIVRYLVSMCSLEAFDDYGITSLFVAAQYGHHQCLEILANAGANVNCQANDLATPLLIAAQEGHVRCVELLLAHGADPNLYCNEDCWQLPIHAAAQFSRLSILEKLIPVTKRECDRGEGKVSPVYLAVLSGQADSLRTLLKKGYSPDAQSCRQFGYSSPLDMALWCNSWNLNSECHQIREITLMLLAAGAHVSMGIYAFALQGHVPEHLPLILEHAGLPQGERLEELARRALAEKQSAFFWLPLLLKAGMDPMLLLQVKMLEEAENRVLNFFLEFINWKTLPSSMLQILSHRRADGTWTPQRHFESVPALTHLCRLAVRAAVGSSALSKTSFIKQLPIPTLLQDYLQFSDVPGLLT comes from the exons ATGGACTTCACGGAGTGCTACGGAGACACCTGCTCAGCCGTCGCGCTGGCAGCCCGGGAGGGGAAAGGTCGACGGGTTCAGAAGCTCATCCAGAGAGGCTTCGCGGTGGACGTGAAAGATAACCGGGGCTGGAACGCCCTGCACGAGGCTGCGGCGTCTGGATCAGCGGAGTGTGTGGGGCTTCTCCTCTCTGCAGCCG TCAATTGTGAAGACTACGTCAACACTTTGACACATAACTCAGAGACTCCTCTTTACTTTGCTGCGAGGAATGGACACCTCCGGGCAGTAAAGTGGCTTATCAAGGGTGGTGCGGACATTAACAGGAAAACCAATGAGCTCTCCTGTCCCCTCTTTGCAG CTGTAGATGGTGGGCACGAAGATGTGGTGGAGCTTCTGGTGGAAAATGGGGCGGAAGTCAAAGGGACTTACTCTGTGTCAGGCTGGTCTTGTCTCCATCAAGCTGTTTACAAG GGCCATACTGAGATTGTGAGGTACCTGGTGAGCATGTGCTCTCTGGAGGCTTTTGATGACTATGGGATCACTTCATTATTTGTTGCTGCACAATATGGACATCACCAATGCTTGGAGATTCTTGCAAATGCCG GGGCGAATGTGAACTGCCAGGCAAACGATCTGGCCACGCCGCTGCTCATTGCCGCTCAGGAGGGCCACGTACGGTGTGTGGAGCTTTTGCTGGCCCATGGAGCTGACCCCAACCTGTACTGCAATGAGGACTGCTGGCAGCTACCCATCCATGCTGCGGCCCAGTTCAGTCGGCTTAG TATTTTAGAGAAGCTGATTCCGGTAACGAAGCGAGAATGTGACCGGGGTGAGGGAAAGGTCAGTCCAGTTTATTTGGCAGTACTTAGCGGGCAAGCGGACAGCTTGCGGACCTTGCTAAAGAAAGGCTATAGCCCAGACGCCCAGAGCTGTCGACAGTTTGGCTACAGCTCCCCTTTGGACATGGCTCTGTGGTGCAACTCTTGGAA TTTGAACAGCGAGTGTCACCAGATTCGTGAAATCACCTTGATGCTCTTGGCAGCAGGGGCCCATGTCAGCATGGGGATCTATGCCTTTGCATTACAGGGCCATGTACCAGAGCACCTGCCCTTGATCCTAGAGCACGCTGGCCTCCCTCAGGGTGAACGACTCGAAGAACTGGCCCGTAGAGCCCTTGCTGAGAAGCAGAGCGCCTTTTTCTGGCTCCCCCTGCTGCTCAAAGCAGGAATGGACCCCATGCTGCTCCTGCAGGTCAAAAT GCTTGAAGAAGCTGAGAACAGAGTGCTTAATTTCTTTCTGGAGTTCATTAATTGGAAGACTTTGCCCTCATCAATGCTTCAGATTCTCTCTCACCGTCGAGCAGATGGCACGTGGACGCCACAGAGGCATTTCG AATCAGTTCCTGCCCTCACCCATCTGTGCAGACTGGCAGTGCGGGCAGCGGTGGGCAGCAGTGCTCTGTCCAAGACCTCCTTTATCAAACAGCTGCCCATCCCCACACTGCTTCAGGACTACCTTCAGTTCAGCGACGTCCCAGGCTTGCTTACATAG